From a single Botrytis cinerea B05.10 chromosome 16, complete sequence genomic region:
- the Bclaa1 gene encoding Bclaa1 — MSSTARPSSNNGSSELPGRLEPSPTPELDIKKLQSLPSEQQDLYLLNFVSTLTRHVEGLEPDDCTAQQLYLKKELFQILNLAAPPPTRVIRNNLGRCFAHVLGEGDRKLLFETINDLVTIISNGKTKTDGDFRTKHAAVYCLGDVFASAGDSAIGLHSLACSAILKLLKSAQNNAGLRAAIFKAASKIVGMVATSMDDTIAKDIWKQARSYASSEKSALVQIAACKCLRSLCKNTQYYDNSSDFESLKSTIFKTIDSPSALVRQAAAECLAEALVKSHSEEPPRDNDMPIIKKIKRTNTNKRSSVIAGPGLDDDEMPSRPGTPTGNKKSQILVLTLQEILKVLSNQYIKISTTNRARAGIAVCYSRIFKSMSERTVETMYMQIVDHLTVELLSHANITCNRYRLLSTRKFVQIILEDVVGHSILGESGQLDAAKSLVNDILKNYPQVIKERAEPSKHTLIATLSALASLIKTLGSAANVIAEGCRDGLLQVLQHPSYTVQIYTSYCLRTFTLACPQQLLPCLTICMNSVNRELNLLNTGRNSPRRCVGYANGLSAMISTANLQPLYGSVDVNSRVLSLATNLLKSSSKSELRVSSTQIQVAWILIGGLMSLGPNFVKIHLSQLLLLWKNALPKPLAKDNTSQRSFLESSFLTHVRECALGSILAFLQFNSRLLTADVSKRIAAMLTNTSAFLKSLPSKKLSDDVTQRLTPSLQLQDLDLMVQRRVLQCYARLVTLSPVGGSEALLQSNLLTLAVSFFADPENYSPSSLSTSIASSAGNFETVWDVGDNSGFGVTGLVRGFNVQKLSSEQENGSQDDWIKETGSDIDISNVLLSPICSSLEHDSISLYLGDIQKEDSLPDPPATEVVNIAIRLFAIAFPITPPKIQESILEQIATFLSTGALQRDPGRKAAINVNIATALFSALKVAVKETSSPPGDLTNPAVEKLMQEILRSFVVHQDQYVRNIGYESLARQCNISGNTYTNLEIKHLIDTIVSNREPSARAGCAMALGCIHSQVGGMAAGFHLKTILGILMSLCNDPHPTVHIWALESLSRVAESAGLTFSGYVSSTLGMLCQLYVSDTHNEEISSLATSNLELELSTTAVITRCIDSLVNVLGPDLQDMTKARDLILTMVGQFGAEENILVLAGSLKCQEHLALYAPGHMEFVDYVVLLQKDLKSDISLLRDIAIDGLYNLMKRNSEDVVKAAETGFEDQLWLALDSDPAHDGIRNVIRNWLQQSCLTETPRWLQRCQTVLSMTRPKAEDSTAVSAKVSAMPDLQDEEVAGFAAASGMTKDTNAPAAGQEPLRWQVRTFAMSCLGEIFTLVSKDLTANGSSSAEVALQKRVADVIRMAFSASTSNVVELRVWGLKIIDAVLKMFGHTPDPDFAEAPLLEQYQAQISSALTPAFAADSSPELASEAVNVCAAFIATGIVTDVDRMGRILKTLVTALENFSTESEVASIGDLKGLSSNAQVMVKMAVFSAWAELQVASTEQKYLVDVLKPYIGTLTPLWLASLREFARLRFEPDISMSLGPPSLSGSLDSIYSALNRETLLRFYQDSWLKLVDAIASLIEQDSEFVFNALDGKEADAPSTNGNSKGNDINYRDEPVAFFFVLFGIAFEALVAKPGSEALASKGQTLEILQALKKILHPSVSGHAIYREAIFSETMDLLDRLVLTEGLDVQTVIVQIARSLCISHPSATKADVAEGEDLSEDIEQLFELTRIIVLVLAGLLPNLIEAQQPARHPLTDEAVSLVRVSLNALVDAAEVFPSIIKTDLHACIIHIFATILGTGSCQAVVVPQSLPILKRFITSVSASYKIQNPKHNTSIIQLQGCLKRFLSIYMNAQKRETEVSLPCVKNTLLASTLLLTSGTNHLSASDPLVTRFLDEVVDCLSDRMTAKVAANCIRSLLLTNPKTAADQSIARYLLPLLITFSTNTASEDPENARALTLHAVTAFVVSLDGKQRAVAMSIVIPTLLKRANGDGEKVWKETNARLLEMAAADPTAFRAVVGGMTAEQKGFMEGVLVKGREGGRGKMDEDEEGGREPTIALRMDFGG, encoded by the exons ATGTCATCGACAGCTCGACCAAGCTCTAATAATGGCTCAAGTGAACTTCCTGGCAGATTAGAGCCATCGCCTACCCCCGAGCTAGACATCAAGAAGCTCCAATCTCTCCCATCAGAACAACAAGACTTGTATCTCCTCAATTTTGTTTCGACGCTCACGAGACATGTGGAAGGCTTGGAGCCAGACGACTGTACCGCCCAACAGCTTTACCTCAAGAAAGAACtctttcaaatcctcaaCCTCGCAGCCCCCCCTCCTACGAGAGTCATTCGAAATAATTTGGGACGATGTTTCGCACATGTGCTAGGGGAAGGGGACAGGAAACTGCTATTCGAAACCATTAATGATCTGGTTACAATCATCAGTAATGGGAAGACCAAGACGGATGGGGATTTCAGGACGAAACATGCAGCTGTTTACTGTTTAGGGGATGTCTTCGCATCCGCTGGGGACAGCGCAATTGGATTACATTCTTTGGCATGCAGTGCTATACTTAAGTTGTTGAAGTCAGCGCAAAACAATGCGGGCCTACGAGCGGCGATATTCAAAGCTGCGAGCAAGATTGTAGGAATGGTTGCGACAAGTATGGACGACACGATCGCAAAGGACATCTGGAAGCAAGCAAGGAGTTATGCTTCGAGTGAGAAGTCGGCATTGGTCCAGATTGCTGCATGCAAATGCTTGAGGAGTCTGTGTAAGAACACGCAGTACTACGATAATTCTAGCGATTTCGAAAGTTTAAAGTCGACGATCTTCAAGACTATAGATTCGCCCAGCGCATTGGTTCGACAGGCCGCAGCAGAATGTTTGGCAGAGGCATTAGTGAAGAGTCACTCTGAGGAACCACCACGGGATAACGATATGCCAAtaatcaagaagatcaaaaggACGAATACCAATAAACGTTCATCCGTAATAGCTGGACCGGGGCTTGACGACGATGAAATGCCATCGAGGCCTGGGACTCCCACCGGCAACAAGAAAAGTCAAATACTCGTTCTTACACTACAAGAAATACTGAAAGTATTATCGAATCagtatatcaaaatatctaCAACTAACAGAGCTCGTGCCGGAATAGCTGTCTGCTACAGTCgtatattcaaaagtatGAGTGAAAGAACGGTCGAGACGATGTACATGCAGATTGTGGACCATCTTACCGTGGAACTTCTAAGCCACGCAAACATCACCTGTAATAGATATCGTTTGTTGAGCACACGTAAGTTTGTGCAAATCATCCTCGAAGATGTTGTCGGCCACTCCATACTTGGCGAATCTGGTCAATTGGACGCTGCAAAGTCCTTGGTCAATGACATTCTTAAAAACTATCCCCAAGTTATCAAAGAGAGAGCCGAGCCATCAAAGCATACACTTATTGCCACTCTAAGCGCATTGGCATCGTTGATTAAGACTTTGGGATCCGCTGCGAATGTAATTGCCGAAGGTTGTCGGGATGGGCTACTGCAAGTCCTTCAACATCCGAGTTACACAGttcaaatatatacatcTTATTGTTTACGAACGTTTACATTGGCTTGCCCGCAGCAACTTTTGCCATGTCTCACTATTTGTATGAACAGCGTCAACCGAGAATTGAACTTGTTAAACACAGGACGAAACTCGCCAAGGCGATGTGTGGGATATGCCAATGGATTGTCTGCCATGATTAGCACAGCAAACTTACAACCGCTTTACGGCTCAGTTGATGTCAATAGTCGCGTCCTTTCACTCGCGACTAACCTTCTCAAGTCAAGTAGTAAATCCGAATTGCGTGTCTCAAGCACTCAGATCCAGGTGGCTTGGATTCTCATCGGTGGGTTGATGTCGTTAGGACCAAATTTTGTGAAGATTCATTTATCTCAGTTACTTTTACTATGGAAGAATGCATTGCCAAAGCCTCTTGCAAAGGACAATACTTCTCAACGAAGCTTTCTCGAATCCTCCTTTCTCACTCACGTCAGAGAATGTGCCCTTGGCTCTATTCTGGCGTTCCTACAATTCAACAGCCGCCTTCTGACTGCAGACGTTTCTAAGCGAATTGCTGCCATGCTTACAAATACTTCGGCGTTTTTGAAGAGTCTCCCATCTAAAAAGTTGTCGGATGATGTCACACAACGATTGACTCCATCATTGCAATTGCAAGATCTTGATTTGATGGTTCAGCGTCGCGTCCTTCAATGTTATGCGCGACTGGTTACGCTTAGTCCAGTTGGCGGAAGTGAAGCACTACTACAATCAAATCTTCTCACGCTTGCTGTGTCATTCTTTGCCGATCCTGAAAACTATAGTCCAAGTTCCCTATCTACATCCATTGCGAGCTCAGCAGGTAATTTCGAAACAGTTTGGGACGTTGGGGATAATTCTGGCTTTGGAGTCACAGGCCTTGTCCGAGGCTTCAACGTACAAAAGCTGTCTTCTGAACAAGAAAACGGATCTCAAGATGACTGGATAAAAGAAACTGGATCAGATATCGACATATCAAATGTGTTGCTATCTCCTATCTGTAGCTCCCTTGAGCACGACTCGATTTCGCTATATTTGGGCGATATCCAAAAAGAAGATAGTCTACCAGATCCGCCCGCTACAGAAGTCGTCAACATCGCTATTAGGTTATTCGCAATCGCTTTCCCAATCACCCCTCCCAAAATTCAGGAGAGTATACTAGAACAAATTGCTACGTTTTTATCCACTGGTGCGCTTCAAAGAGACCCTGGACGCAAGGCTGCTATTAATGTCAACATTGCGACTGCCTTGTTTTCCGCGCTGAAGGTGGCTGTGAAAGAGACATCATCTCCCCCCGGTGACCTCACAAACCCCGCTGTGGAGAAGCTCATGCAAGAAATTCTTAGGTCATTTGTTGTTCACCAAGATCAATATGTACGCAACATTGGCTATGAGTCTCTAGCTCGACAGTGCAATATTTCCGGCAACACATATACCAACTTGGAAATTAAACACCTCATTGATACCATTGTGAGCAACCGTGAGCCGAGCGCCAGAGCTGGTTGCGCAATGGCACTTGGGTGCATCCATTCTCAAGTCGGAGGAATGGCGGCAGGCTTTCACTTGAAGACGATTTTAGGAATTTTAATGTCTTTGTGTAATGATCCACATCCAACTGTTCATATTTGGGCACTCGAGTCACTATCACGTGTCGCTGAATCAGCTGGTTTAACATTTTCGGGTTATGTATCGAGTACGCTTGGCATGCTGTGTCAACTATATGTCTCGGACACACATAACGAGGAAATTTCTTCCCTGGCTACTTCAAATCTAGAACTGGAATTATCTACAACTGCTGTTATTACACGTTGTATAGATTCTTTGGTCAATGTTCTTGGCCCTGATCTTCAGGATATGACCAAAGCTCGAGACCTGATACTTACTATGGTAGGTCAGTTTGGTGCAGAGGAAAACATTCTAGTCTTGGCTGGTAGTCTAAAATGTCAAGAACATCTGGCTCTATATGCTCCAGGTCATATGGAATTCGTAGATTATGttgttcttctccaaaaagATCTCAAATCTGATATTTCTTTACTGAGAGACATCGCCATTGACGGTCTGTACAATCTTATGAAGCGCAATTCCGAAGATGTTGTGAAAGCGGCCGAGACGGGCTTTGAAGACCAACTTTGGCTGGCTTTAGATTCAGACCCTGCACATGATGGTATCAGAAATGTTATCCGGAATTGGCTACAACAATCCTGTCTGACAGAAACTCCACGATGGCTACAAAGGTGCCAAACAGTCCTATCAATGACACGACCAAAAGCAGAAGATTCTACGGCAGTATCTGCAAAGGTCAGTGCCATGCCTGATTtgcaagatgaagaagtagCAGGTTTCGCAGCTGCTTCTGGTATGACCAAAGATACGAATGCCCCTGCTGCGGGTCAAGAGCCACTTAGATGGCAGGTTCGAACATTTGCCATGAGCTGTTTGGGAGAAATCTTTACATTGGTTAGTAAGGATTTAACAGCTAACGGTAGTTCATCTGCGGAAGTGGCTTTACAAAAGAGGGTTGCCGATGTTATTCGAATGGCGTTTTCTGCTTCTACATCCAACGTTGTGGAGCTTCGAGTCTGGGGTCTAAAAATAATCGATGCAGTGCTTAAGATGTTTGGTCATACACCAGATCCTGATTTCGCCGAGGCGCCACTTCTAGAGCAATACCAAGCTCAGATTAGTTCTGCTCTTACGCCAGCTTTTGCTGCTGACTCCTCACCTGAATTAGCTTCTGAGGCTGTCAATGTTTGTGCGGCTTTCATTGCTACTGGTATTGTTACCGATGTTGATCGAATGGGTCGCATTCTCAAAACCTTGGTGACTGCATTGGAGAATTTCTCGACAGAGTCTGAAGTCGCATCTATTGGAGATCTTAAAGGTCTCAGTTCTAATGCTCAGGTCATGGTCAAGATGGCAGTTTTCTCTGCCTGGGCTGAGTTACAAGTAGCCAGCACCGAACAAAAGTATCTTGTCGATGTCCTCAAACCATATATTGGTACATTGACTCCATTATGGCTTGCTTCATTAAGAGAATTTGCACGTTTAAGATTTGAGCCAGATATTTCGATGAGCTTAGGTCCTCCATCATTGTCTGGCAGTTTAGATAGTATCTATTCTGCCTTGAATCGAGAGACTTTGTTGAGGTTTTATCAAGATTCATGGCTTAAGCTCGTTGACGCTATCGCTAGTCTTATTGAACAGGACAGTGAATTCGTGTTCAATGCTCTAGATGGTAAGGAAGCTGATGCTCCTTCAACAAATGGAAATTCTAAAGGGAATGATATCAACTACCGAGACGAACCAGTCGCGTTTTTCTTCGTTTTGTTCGGAATTGCTTTTGAAGCACTCGTTGCTAAACCTGGGAGTGAGGCCCTAGCATCAAAGGGACAAACACTCGAAATTTTGCAGGCTTTGAAGAAAATCTTGCATCCTAGCGTGTCTGGGCATGCGATATATAGAGAGGCGATATTCTCTGAAACTATGGATCTACTAGATCGACTTGTTCTCACCGAAGGACTCGATGTTCAAACTGTTATTGTGCAAATCGCAAGAAGTCTGTGCATTTCTCATCCGTCGGCCACCAAGGCGGACGTGGCTGAGGGTGAGGATCTGTCGGAGGATATCGAGCAACTTTTTGAACTTACTAGAATTATTGTTTTGGTACTTGCTGGTCTGCTACCAAACTTGATTGAAGCACAGCAACCGGCTCGTCATCCACTAACAGATGAAGCTGTTTCTCTGGTCAGAGTGTCTCTCAACGCATTGGTCGACGCTGCCGAAGTGTTCCCATCGATTATCAAAACAGATCTGCATGCTTGTATTATCCATATATTTGCTACCATCCTTGGAACAGGAAGTTGCCAAGCCGTGGTAGTCCCTCAGTCGCTCCCAATACTAAAACGATTCATCACGAGTGTCTCCGCATCgtacaaaatacaaaaccCAAAGCACAACACTAGCATCATACAATTACAAGGTTGTCTCAAACGATTTTTATCGATATATATGAACGCCCAAAAGCGAGAGACAGAAGTATCTTTACCATGTGTCAAAAATACTCTTCTTGCTTCAACATTGTTGCTTACTAGTGGCACAAATCATCTATCTGCTAGCGATCCTCTTGTCACTCGTTTCCTGGATGAAGTCGTAGATTGCTTGAGTGATCGAATG ACCGCAAAAGTAGCAGCAAATTGCATTCGCAGTCTCCTTCTCACGAATCCCAAAACAGCAGCAGATCAAAGCATCGCGCGTTATCTCTTACCCCTTCTGATTACCTTCAGTACAAATACTGCAAGTGAAGATCCTGAAAACGCCAGAGCTCTAACATTACATGCTGTAACAGCATTCGTCGTTTCACTTGATGGCAAACAAAGAGCAGTAGCTATGTCGATAGTCATACCTACGTTATTGAAACGTGCGAATGGCGACGGAGAGAAAGTTTGGAAGGAGACTAATGCGAGATTGCTTGAGATGGCGGCGGCTGATCCAACAGCTTTTAGAGCTGTAGTTGGGGGAATGACGGCAGAGCAGAAGGGATTTATGGAGGGTGTTCTGGTTAAAGGTAGAGAGGGTGGAAGGGGGAagatggatgaggatgaggagggtGGAAGAGAACCTACGATTGCTCTGAGGATGGATTTTGGTGGATAA
- the Bccdc123 gene encoding Bccdc123 — protein MPALNNSEAGTAEAEPLTRLPFEPITKSHILNCSYDNWHAKYRSSTLKSRIIPLTSEFLSYLREDGIVLPSEIATFPPPETYNNNSTSDGWDEDTDTGPDPSEKFSEIHKQIQETIAELDGSVVPKLNWSAPKDATWISLKQNSMECNTPNDIYLLLKSSDFITHDLEHAFDGCAEDPSITKESTQYVLVLRKWFKVNPSCEFRCFVRDRRIIGICQRDLNYFEFLFPLIPTLREVIQEYFDKTLKDTFPDRNFSFDVYLPDPFDKVRLVDINPWAPRTDPLLFSWLELLTLSVPSPLLGVADSSSVPPLPAQSSDEDEGTDDVEELGWMPEFRLIKKDDPEAYSFSSPQYSAHKMPQEVVEAGASGEGGMREFADNWQRMLNGELEMMGAGEDSDDDDDDDKTTR, from the exons ATGCCAGCTCTCAATAATTCAGAAGCTGGAACCGCTGAGGCAGAACCCCTCACTAGACTCCCTTTCGAACCTATCACTAAATCTCACATTTTGAACTGCTCATACGACAATTGGCATGCAAA ATATCGGTCCTCAACTCTCAAATCTCGAATCATCCCTCTCACTTCAGAGTTCCTTTCATATCTACGGGAAGATGGCATAGTTCTTCCATCTGAGATTGCTACTTTTCCTCCACCAGAAACATACAACAACAATTCAACCAGTGATGGCTGGGATGAAGATACAGACACGGGACCTGACCCCTCAGAAAAATTCTCGGAAATTCACAAGCAAATACAAGAGACAATTGCAGAACTTGATGGATCAGTGGTTCCCAAGCTCAACTGGTCTGCTCCAAAGGATGCCACGTGGATCAGTTTAAAGCAAAATAGTATGGAATGCAATACACCAAACGACATTTACCTCCTCCTCAAATCTTCCGACTTCATCACCCACGATCTAGAACATGCTTTTGATGGTTGTGCAGAGGATCCTTCCATTACGAAGGAAAGTACACAATATGTTTTAGTTTTACGGAAATGGTTTAAAGTTAATCCATCATGCGAGTTTCGATGCTTTGTACGGGATAGAAGAATTATTGGCATATGCCAAAGAGATTTGAACTATTTTGAGTTCTTGTTTCCTCTCATTCCAACTCTGAGAGAAGTCATCCAAGAATACTTTGATAAAACTCTCAAAGATACCTTTCCGGATCGTAACTTCTCCTTTGATGTTTACCTACCGGATCCATTTGATAAAGTACGGCTAGTGGACATAAATCCATGGGCTCCTCGGACGGATCCACTCCTGTTCTCGTGGCTAGAACTACTCACTCTTTCCGTACCTTCGCCATTACTTGGTGTTGCAGATTCATCATCAGTGCCGCCATTGCCTGCTCAAAGtagtgatgaggatgaaggaactgatgatgttgaggaaCTTGGATGGATGCCCGAGTttagattaataaagaaagatGACCCGGAAGCATACAGCTTTTCAAGTCCACAATACAGCGCACACAAGATGCCACAAGAAGTGGTGGAAGCTGGTGCAAGTGGAGAGGGCGGTATGAGAGAATTCGCGGATAATTGGCAGAGGATGTTGAACGGTGAGCTAGAGATGATGGGAGCTGGAGAAGATagcgatgacgatgacgatgacgataaGACGACAAGGTAG
- the Bccdc123 gene encoding Bccdc123: protein MPALNNSEAGTAEAEPLTRLPFEPITKSHILNCSYDNWHAKYRSSTLKSRIIPLTSEFLSYLREDGIVLPSEIATFPPPETYNNNSTSDGWDEDTDTGPDPSEKFSEIHKQIQETIAELDGSVVPKLNWSAPKDATWISLKQNSMECNTPNDIYLLLKSSDFITHDLEHAFDGCAEDPSITKESTQYVLVLRKWFKVNPSCEFRCFVRDRRIIGICQRDLNYFEFLFPLIPTLREVIQEYFDKTLKDTFPDRNFSFDVYLPDPFDKVRLVDINPWAPRTDPLLFSWLELLTLSVPSPLLGVADSSSVPPLPAQSSDEDEGTDDVEELGWMPEFRLIKKDDPEAYSFSSPQYSAHKMPQEVVEAGASGEGGMREFADNWQRMLNGELEMMGAGEDSDDDDDDDKTTRCVIST, encoded by the exons ATGCCAGCTCTCAATAATTCAGAAGCTGGAACCGCTGAGGCAGAACCCCTCACTAGACTCCCTTTCGAACCTATCACTAAATCTCACATTTTGAACTGCTCATACGACAATTGGCATGCAAA ATATCGGTCCTCAACTCTCAAATCTCGAATCATCCCTCTCACTTCAGAGTTCCTTTCATATCTACGGGAAGATGGCATAGTTCTTCCATCTGAGATTGCTACTTTTCCTCCACCAGAAACATACAACAACAATTCAACCAGTGATGGCTGGGATGAAGATACAGACACGGGACCTGACCCCTCAGAAAAATTCTCGGAAATTCACAAGCAAATACAAGAGACAATTGCAGAACTTGATGGATCAGTGGTTCCCAAGCTCAACTGGTCTGCTCCAAAGGATGCCACGTGGATCAGTTTAAAGCAAAATAGTATGGAATGCAATACACCAAACGACATTTACCTCCTCCTCAAATCTTCCGACTTCATCACCCACGATCTAGAACATGCTTTTGATGGTTGTGCAGAGGATCCTTCCATTACGAAGGAAAGTACACAATATGTTTTAGTTTTACGGAAATGGTTTAAAGTTAATCCATCATGCGAGTTTCGATGCTTTGTACGGGATAGAAGAATTATTGGCATATGCCAAAGAGATTTGAACTATTTTGAGTTCTTGTTTCCTCTCATTCCAACTCTGAGAGAAGTCATCCAAGAATACTTTGATAAAACTCTCAAAGATACCTTTCCGGATCGTAACTTCTCCTTTGATGTTTACCTACCGGATCCATTTGATAAAGTACGGCTAGTGGACATAAATCCATGGGCTCCTCGGACGGATCCACTCCTGTTCTCGTGGCTAGAACTACTCACTCTTTCCGTACCTTCGCCATTACTTGGTGTTGCAGATTCATCATCAGTGCCGCCATTGCCTGCTCAAAGtagtgatgaggatgaaggaactgatgatgttgaggaaCTTGGATGGATGCCCGAGTttagattaataaagaaagatGACCCGGAAGCATACAGCTTTTCAAGTCCACAATACAGCGCACACAAGATGCCACAAGAAGTGGTGGAAGCTGGTGCAAGTGGAGAGGGCGGTATGAGAGAATTCGCGGATAATTGGCAGAGGATGTTGAACGGTGAGCTAGAGATGATGGGAGCTGGAGAAGATagcgatgacgatgacgatgacgataaGACGACAAG ATGTGTTATATCTACTTAG
- the Bcpet100 gene encoding Bcpet100: MGGPNLEVFKFGMYIMFPIAIMYYYGTNLDQRFSVPDFWPRVDQTNRIPFEREEIKSELERLRQKRLYLREQRVRGANGSNGEEK; the protein is encoded by the exons ATGGGAGGCCCCAATCTCGAAGTGTTCAAG TTCGGCATGTATATCATGTTCCCAATCGCAATCATGTACTACTATGGCACAAATCTCGACCAAAGATTTTCGGTTCCGGACTTCTGGCCAAGAGTTGACCAGACCAATCGTATCCCGTTCGAGAGGGAGGAGATTAAATCAGAGCTCGAGAGATTGAGGCAGAAGAGACTTTACTTGAGAGAGCAGAGGGTGCGGGGTGCCAATGGATCAAACGGCGAGGAGAAATAA